One Thermodesulfovibrio thiophilus DSM 17215 genomic window carries:
- a CDS encoding L-lactate permease: MNLFDFFLALSPIFFVLIGILIFNRSGSFVSVVGWLFAVLVATYYFKTPLNVVLGATLTGVVKAFGISLAVIFTMFLIFLMNETGALKQIIEYVKGIARNKEEQTLFIGMGFGSLSTALGMVTPAMFPPIFLLLGFTPIAAIGVSVLCYAPMTSFSLFTIPLTLPGKVAMAFGIKPEGITDINNFIWDYTLKVTILLPVISVMFAFLMLKVVSGKEAAKKHWTAALIAGLVLSGSALVISIFRILPVEIIGIVSGLITMLAVYIIYRKNNNKEIVTKSFFNKKVFKSCMPFILLIIISLIVNIPFIKMKLENILGQTEVVRIIADKTEDLNIFGNVWFWIMVVSIFSIFMLKPTTTQLNNIFKLWMKRIWGPFLAYSLFFAVAFIMAWSAMEVVDGRLVQSRYFGQYNMDIIIGSTLADIFGSAYPFTAPFLGLFGAFVGGSETASNVLFAKIQWEATHATVGSNIFMWIYAAHAVGGGIASAITPSKITNAAATIGVGGKEEAQFIKAVLVPALIMCAITGAMLMAIIYL, encoded by the coding sequence ATGAATTTATTTGATTTCTTTTTAGCCCTTTCTCCAATTTTTTTTGTGCTCATTGGTATACTTATTTTTAATCGTTCAGGAAGTTTTGTTTCTGTTGTAGGCTGGCTTTTTGCTGTACTTGTAGCAACTTATTACTTTAAAACTCCTTTGAATGTTGTACTGGGTGCTACTCTTACAGGAGTTGTTAAAGCTTTTGGTATATCATTAGCTGTTATTTTCACGATGTTTTTGATATTTTTAATGAACGAAACAGGAGCATTAAAACAAATTATTGAATATGTTAAAGGAATTGCAAGAAACAAAGAAGAACAGACTCTTTTTATTGGAATGGGTTTTGGTTCTTTGAGTACAGCACTTGGGATGGTAACTCCCGCAATGTTTCCTCCTATTTTTTTATTACTTGGATTTACTCCCATCGCAGCTATAGGAGTGAGCGTTCTATGTTATGCACCCATGACTTCATTCTCTCTTTTTACAATTCCACTGACACTGCCAGGTAAAGTTGCCATGGCTTTCGGCATTAAACCTGAAGGAATAACAGATATCAATAATTTTATATGGGATTATACGTTAAAAGTGACGATTCTTTTACCTGTTATATCTGTTATGTTTGCCTTTTTGATGCTTAAAGTTGTTAGCGGCAAAGAGGCAGCAAAGAAACACTGGACAGCAGCATTAATTGCAGGTTTGGTGCTTTCTGGTTCTGCTCTGGTTATCAGCATTTTCAGGATTCTTCCTGTTGAGATAATAGGAATTGTTTCAGGATTAATTACAATGCTTGCGGTTTACATCATTTATCGAAAGAATAACAATAAAGAAATAGTCACTAAATCATTCTTTAATAAAAAGGTTTTTAAATCATGTATGCCGTTTATTCTTTTGATAATTATTTCTCTTATTGTAAATATCCCATTTATAAAAATGAAACTTGAAAATATTCTGGGACAAACAGAGGTTGTAAGGATTATCGCTGACAAAACAGAAGATTTAAACATTTTTGGAAATGTCTGGTTCTGGATTATGGTTGTGTCAATTTTTTCAATATTTATGCTGAAACCAACAACTACCCAACTAAATAATATTTTTAAACTCTGGATGAAACGAATTTGGGGACCATTTCTTGCTTATTCTCTTTTCTTCGCGGTTGCATTTATTATGGCATGGTCTGCAATGGAAGTTGTGGATGGGAGGCTTGTTCAATCTCGGTATTTTGGACAGTATAATATGGATATAATAATAGGCTCCACTCTGGCAGATATTTTTGGTTCAGCTTATCCATTTACTGCACCCTTTTTAGGTTTGTTTGGAGCATTTGTTGGTGGAAGTGAGACAGCATCAAATGTTCTGTTTGCAAAAATTCAGTGGGAGGCAACTCATGCAACAGTTGGATCAAACATTTTCATGTGGATTTATGCAGCTCATGCTGTGGGTGGAGGTATAGCATCAGCAATTACTCCTTCAAAAATTACAAATGCTGCAGCTACAATAGGAGTTGGAGGGAAAGAAGAAGCACAGTTTATAAAAGCAGTACTTGTTCCTGCTTTAATTATGTGTGCAATCACAGGTGCAATGCTTATGGCAATTATTTATTTATAA
- a CDS encoding CBS domain-containing protein has translation MQVITTHLNADFDAIASCMAAKKLYPDAHIVLPGSMSRRVKLFFDSFKPFEIKKIKEIATDKIKTLIVVDTRNLQRIGELAQLLQKAVKVHLYDHHPKGDDDIKADFEITEQIGALSSLFTEIFHKKNISISPIEATLLCLGIYEETGCLLFPSTTERDVLAVAYLLKRGANLNIVSQFLKEELSRKEISLLNELLNSLQEHLINGIRVHIAHGIIEEPEDVSHIAHKIMDVVDTDALFIIIEMADKILIIGRSNTPQVDVGSVLNTFGGGGHWAAASATLKEMPVTLLIEELLKNLKQQIKPQKIARDLMTTPVISVQWDKSIKEVEEMMTKYGINAIPVLKDDKYTGIITRGVVEKAIFHGLKSSKVGDFATTDAYTAEEDTPVMEIEKNMIELNQRFVPILKDEKVIGVITRTDILRNLHEELIRKFKIAQPKEQTEELRRNVTNLIKEYLPEEVYEILNIAGNLAQEKGYGAYLVGGSVRDLLMRLPSPDIDIVVEGDGILFAHDLSKRIGGRLTSHARFATAKIMKEIKKDGNIKTIHIDIATARTEYYESPAALPKVETSSIKKDLYRRDFTINALAVKLNTKDFGLLIDFFGGQRDIKDKKIRVLHNLSFVEDPTRAIRAIRFAEKLGFKISKHTENLIKLAVKMGIFEKLKGPRLYEELILLLQDTMPQNSIKRLKDYGLLKIIHPSLEEKPIYQNLARAYEILSGIDLLFLREKYRKEFIYLMVILKDLNMNERLELLDKIYVPENIKGKMLDDIQAAESALQRLTSEDSVEIYNILKPLNIETIILMMIYANESQRKSISLFFTKLKDIVPSITGENLKKLGIKPGPVYRKIFEAILREKLRGRLLSKEEEIEFVKEYKKALTTH, from the coding sequence ATGCAAGTTATAACCACTCATCTTAATGCTGATTTTGACGCTATAGCATCCTGTATGGCAGCAAAGAAACTCTATCCTGACGCTCATATTGTCCTACCAGGTTCAATGTCAAGAAGAGTTAAACTTTTTTTTGATAGTTTTAAACCATTTGAAATAAAAAAAATAAAAGAAATAGCAACAGACAAGATTAAAACGTTAATAGTTGTTGATACAAGAAATCTTCAAAGAATAGGAGAACTTGCTCAACTTTTACAAAAAGCTGTAAAAGTGCATCTTTATGATCATCATCCAAAAGGAGATGATGATATAAAAGCAGACTTCGAAATTACTGAGCAGATTGGAGCACTTTCTTCACTTTTTACAGAGATTTTTCATAAAAAAAACATATCAATATCTCCTATTGAGGCAACATTGCTATGTCTTGGAATCTACGAAGAAACAGGTTGCCTTCTTTTTCCTTCAACTACAGAAAGAGACGTACTGGCGGTGGCGTATTTACTTAAAAGAGGAGCAAATTTGAATATAGTATCCCAATTTCTTAAAGAAGAGCTTTCTCGTAAAGAAATATCACTGCTTAATGAATTACTGAATTCTCTACAGGAACATTTAATTAATGGAATAAGAGTCCATATTGCTCATGGTATCATTGAAGAGCCTGAGGATGTATCACATATTGCTCATAAAATAATGGATGTTGTTGATACAGATGCTCTTTTTATTATCATTGAAATGGCTGATAAAATCTTAATAATTGGACGAAGCAACACACCTCAGGTAGATGTTGGTTCTGTATTAAACACATTCGGAGGAGGAGGTCATTGGGCAGCAGCCAGTGCAACACTGAAAGAAATGCCTGTAACTTTATTGATTGAAGAACTTCTTAAAAATCTCAAGCAACAGATAAAACCTCAGAAAATTGCCAGAGATTTAATGACAACTCCTGTAATATCAGTGCAATGGGATAAATCAATAAAAGAAGTTGAAGAGATGATGACAAAATATGGCATAAATGCAATACCAGTGCTAAAAGATGATAAATATACAGGAATCATTACAAGGGGAGTTGTAGAAAAGGCTATTTTTCATGGATTGAAAAGTTCTAAAGTGGGAGACTTTGCCACAACTGATGCTTATACCGCAGAAGAGGACACTCCTGTAATGGAAATAGAAAAAAATATGATTGAACTCAATCAGCGGTTTGTTCCTATTTTAAAAGATGAGAAAGTGATAGGAGTCATTACAAGAACAGATATACTGAGAAATCTGCATGAAGAACTGATAAGAAAGTTTAAGATTGCGCAACCAAAAGAACAAACTGAAGAATTAAGGCGAAATGTGACAAATTTAATTAAAGAATATCTTCCTGAAGAAGTCTATGAAATCCTTAATATTGCAGGAAATCTTGCCCAGGAAAAGGGATACGGAGCTTATCTTGTTGGAGGATCAGTAAGAGATCTTCTCATGCGACTGCCAAGTCCTGACATAGACATAGTCGTGGAAGGTGATGGAATTTTATTCGCTCATGACCTTTCAAAAAGAATCGGAGGAAGACTAACATCTCATGCAAGATTTGCAACTGCAAAAATTATGAAAGAAATTAAAAAGGATGGAAACATAAAGACAATTCATATAGACATTGCAACTGCAAGAACTGAATACTATGAATCTCCTGCAGCTCTGCCAAAAGTGGAGACTTCATCAATAAAAAAAGATCTCTACAGGAGAGATTTTACAATAAACGCTCTTGCTGTGAAACTCAACACAAAAGACTTTGGATTACTTATAGATTTTTTTGGAGGTCAAAGAGATATAAAAGATAAAAAGATAAGAGTACTTCATAACCTCAGCTTTGTTGAAGATCCCACAAGAGCTATAAGAGCCATAAGATTTGCTGAAAAACTAGGTTTTAAAATTTCTAAACACACGGAAAATCTTATAAAGCTTGCTGTAAAAATGGGTATTTTTGAAAAACTTAAAGGTCCAAGGCTTTATGAAGAGCTTATTTTATTATTACAGGACACAATGCCACAAAACTCAATAAAAAGATTGAAAGATTATGGATTGCTTAAAATAATTCATCCATCTCTAGAAGAAAAACCTATTTATCAAAACCTCGCTCGAGCATATGAGATACTCAGCGGCATAGATCTGTTATTTTTAAGGGAAAAATATCGAAAAGAGTTTATATATCTCATGGTTATTTTGAAAGACTTAAATATGAATGAAAGATTAGAACTTCTTGATAAAATATATGTTCCAGAAAACATTAAGGGGAAAATGCTTGACGATATACAGGCTGCTGAATCCGCTTTACAGAGACTAACTTCAGAAGACAGCGTTGAAATATACAATATATTGAAACCTTTAAATATAGAAACAATCATCCTGATGATGATTTATGCAAACGAAAGCCAGAGAAAATCTATTTCTCTTTTTTTTACAAAACTTAAAGATATAGTTCCTTCCATAACAGGTGAAAACTTAAAAAAACTTGGCATTAAACCTGGACCAGTATATAGAAAAATTTTTGAGGCGATTTTAAGAGAGAAACTTAGAGGAAGACTTCTATCAAAAGAAGAAGAAATAGAATTTGTAAAAGAATATAAAAAAGCTCTGACGACTCATTAG
- the radA gene encoding DNA repair protein RadA codes for MKIKLKRVFQCQNCGYASPKWIGKCPDCGAWNSFIEEVVEEEKKHTLNTMDKPQPLSLSSVELSVTDRISTGIGELDRVLGGGIVKGSLILIGGDPGIGKSTLLLQASSSIAKFGKVLYVSAEESLSQIKLRAERLKINLPDIFLLSETSVERIIECARQDDFAAIIIDSIQTVYTEDAVSAPGSVSQIRESATKFMHLAKTTAVPVFLIGHVTKEGAIAGPRVLEHLVDTVLYFEGDRGYAYRILRSVKNRFGPANEIGVFEMTGMGLEEVTNPSLLFLSEHANSSGSVVTATIEGTRAILTEIQALVTPSNFGMPRRNFIGVDYQRVNLLVAVLEKRGRLNLQGADIFINVVGGLKITEPAQDLAVVSAIVSSFRDTPLPEGVVVFGEIGLSGEVRAISQTEIRLREASRIGMKVAIIPKSNMERLKDTFRLRIKGVRSINELIEIISS; via the coding sequence ATGAAGATAAAGTTGAAAAGAGTCTTTCAATGTCAAAATTGCGGATATGCTTCTCCAAAATGGATTGGAAAGTGTCCTGACTGTGGTGCCTGGAATAGTTTTATAGAAGAAGTTGTTGAAGAAGAAAAGAAACATACGCTGAACACAATGGATAAACCTCAACCTTTATCATTAAGTTCTGTTGAACTGTCAGTTACAGACAGAATTTCAACTGGCATCGGAGAGCTTGATAGAGTGTTAGGAGGTGGTATTGTTAAAGGTTCTTTAATTTTGATTGGTGGAGATCCTGGAATTGGAAAGTCAACTCTTCTGCTTCAGGCATCCAGTAGTATTGCCAAATTCGGGAAAGTGCTTTATGTATCTGCAGAGGAATCACTTTCCCAGATCAAACTAAGAGCAGAAAGACTTAAAATAAATTTACCAGATATTTTTCTTTTAAGCGAGACTTCTGTTGAGAGAATTATTGAATGTGCCAGACAGGATGATTTTGCAGCTATTATTATTGATTCAATTCAGACAGTTTATACAGAAGATGCAGTTTCGGCCCCTGGTTCAGTAAGTCAGATAAGAGAGTCTGCAACTAAATTTATGCATCTAGCGAAAACAACTGCAGTACCTGTCTTCCTCATTGGACATGTGACTAAGGAAGGAGCAATTGCGGGCCCGAGAGTTCTAGAGCATCTTGTTGATACAGTTCTTTATTTTGAAGGTGATAGAGGTTATGCATATAGGATCCTTCGTAGCGTTAAAAATAGATTTGGTCCTGCCAATGAAATTGGTGTTTTTGAAATGACGGGGATGGGGCTTGAGGAAGTTACAAACCCTTCACTTCTTTTCCTTTCAGAGCATGCAAATAGTAGTGGTTCTGTGGTTACAGCAACAATTGAAGGTACCAGAGCAATACTTACTGAAATACAGGCATTGGTTACTCCATCAAATTTTGGCATGCCCAGAAGAAACTTTATTGGCGTTGACTATCAGAGAGTGAACCTTCTTGTTGCGGTTCTTGAGAAGCGCGGCAGACTGAATCTTCAGGGAGCAGATATATTTATAAATGTCGTTGGTGGATTGAAAATTACAGAGCCTGCTCAGGATTTAGCAGTTGTGTCAGCAATCGTGTCTTCTTTCAGAGATACCCCTTTACCTGAAGGCGTTGTTGTATTTGGTGAGATTGGGTTAAGTGGAGAAGTGCGCGCAATATCGCAAACAGAAATAAGACTGAGAGAAGCATCAAGAATAGGCATGAAAGTCGCAATTATTCCGAAAAGTAACATGGAAAGATTAAAAGATACCTTCAGATTAAGAATCAAAGGGGTGAGGTCTATAAATGAACTTATTGAGATTATTAGCAGTTAG
- a CDS encoding DUF128 domain-containing protein — MNRTILAILKILSKENKIIGSKEIAKRLKMHGINLSERTVRYHLKILDERGLTKAFGKEGRIITEKGRKELETASTVEKIGFIINKIETLSYLSDFNIDALTGRLILNITYIPESKLKKALKVMENIFQSPYVMSDKILFLEKNNEFIIVPEEHVCIGTVCSVTLNAILLKHGIHIISKFGGVLEIRDGKPYRFGALISYDGTSLDPLEIFIRGKMTDVMGAIKNGSGRVLASFRELPIVCLDKVKEIYSIMRQKGFQGILMFGEPNQPLLDIPVGMDRVGIIVVGGLNPIAAIEESAIRTYTSAISTLYDCQDMVDFKKIIQNFK, encoded by the coding sequence ATGAATCGTACAATTCTAGCTATTTTAAAAATTCTTTCAAAAGAAAATAAGATAATAGGTTCAAAAGAAATTGCAAAACGGCTTAAAATGCACGGAATTAATCTTTCAGAAAGAACTGTCAGATATCATTTAAAAATTCTTGATGAAAGAGGGCTAACAAAGGCTTTTGGCAAAGAAGGTAGAATCATTACTGAAAAGGGCAGAAAAGAACTCGAAACTGCAAGCACAGTAGAAAAAATAGGTTTTATAATAAATAAAATTGAGACTTTAAGTTATTTATCTGATTTTAATATAGACGCTCTTACTGGCAGATTAATATTAAATATTACTTATATTCCTGAAAGCAAACTAAAAAAAGCTTTAAAGGTAATGGAAAATATTTTTCAATCGCCATATGTGATGAGTGACAAAATACTCTTTCTTGAAAAGAATAATGAATTCATTATTGTCCCAGAGGAACATGTATGTATAGGTACCGTATGCAGTGTTACTCTTAATGCGATATTGTTGAAGCATGGTATTCATATTATTTCAAAATTTGGTGGAGTCCTTGAAATAAGAGATGGAAAACCATACAGGTTCGGAGCTCTTATAAGTTATGATGGCACATCTCTTGATCCCCTGGAAATATTTATACGAGGAAAGATGACCGATGTAATGGGTGCAATTAAAAATGGCTCTGGAAGGGTTCTGGCAAGCTTTAGAGAACTTCCTATTGTATGTCTTGATAAGGTTAAAGAGATCTATTCAATAATGCGACAAAAAGGGTTTCAGGGTATACTCATGTTCGGTGAACCAAATCAGCCCTTACTTGATATTCCAGTTGGAATGGACAGAGTTGGCATTATAGTGGTTGGAGGTTTAAATCCTATCGCTGCAATTGAAGAAAGTGCTATTCGGACATATACTTCAGCTATATCTACACTCTATGACTGTCAGGACATGGTTGATTTTAAAAAAATCATTCAAAATTTTAAGTAA